In a genomic window of Asticcacaulis sp.:
- a CDS encoding tryptophan 7-halogenase — protein sequence MNEKSPLHIVVAGGGTAGWMAAAAIARTMGRTVDLTLVESDAIGTVGVGESTIPPMVTFNRLLNISEAELMRATEATFKLGILFEGWKDVGTRYFHSFGITGKDHWSAGFQHFWLHGLQNGHTAPYDDYCLELVAALQGKFAHLPENRLNYAYQLDATRFAGFLRGIATAEGARRIEGRIARVELKLESGDIAALHLESGERIEGDLFLDCTGFRALLIGEALHVGYDDWTHWLPCDAAIAVQTENIAPPKPYTQAMAHDAGWQWRVPLQHRTGNGIVYCSRYLSREAALERLLGNLDGKVITEPNNLRFTTGARRRQWHRNCVAIGLSSGFMEPLEATSIHLIQRAILRLIRMLPQGRISERDILEFNDQQDQDMIQIRDFLILHYHVTERRDSPFWRHCASMPIPDSLTQKIELFRETGRVFRRNEELFAENSWVQVMMGQGIVPHSYHPIAGKLTEDELNRLLTGLRDSVTRTAASLPEHATYVAQYCAMS from the coding sequence ATGAATGAAAAGTCCCCTTTGCACATCGTCGTGGCCGGCGGTGGCACCGCCGGCTGGATGGCGGCGGCGGCGATCGCCCGGACCATGGGCAGAACAGTCGATCTCACCCTTGTCGAATCCGACGCCATAGGCACGGTGGGGGTGGGGGAATCGACCATTCCGCCGATGGTCACCTTCAACCGGCTTTTGAACATCAGCGAAGCCGAGCTCATGCGCGCTACCGAGGCGACCTTCAAGCTGGGTATCCTGTTTGAGGGTTGGAAGGATGTGGGGACGCGTTATTTCCATTCGTTTGGCATTACCGGCAAGGATCACTGGTCGGCGGGTTTCCAGCACTTCTGGCTGCACGGCCTGCAAAACGGCCACACGGCGCCCTATGACGATTATTGCCTCGAACTGGTGGCGGCACTTCAGGGAAAGTTCGCGCACCTGCCGGAAAACCGGCTGAACTACGCCTATCAACTCGACGCTACGCGCTTCGCCGGTTTCCTGCGCGGTATAGCCACCGCTGAAGGCGCCCGGCGGATTGAGGGCCGGATCGCGCGGGTCGAGCTTAAGCTGGAGAGTGGCGATATAGCAGCCCTGCATCTGGAGTCTGGAGAGCGCATCGAGGGCGACCTGTTCCTCGACTGCACAGGTTTCCGGGCCTTGCTGATCGGTGAGGCCCTGCACGTCGGCTATGACGACTGGACGCACTGGCTGCCCTGTGATGCCGCTATCGCCGTCCAGACTGAGAATATCGCGCCGCCCAAGCCCTATACCCAGGCCATGGCGCATGACGCCGGCTGGCAATGGCGCGTGCCGTTACAGCACCGTACCGGCAACGGCATTGTCTATTGCAGTCGCTACCTGTCGCGTGAGGCCGCGCTTGAGCGCCTGCTGGGCAACCTCGACGGCAAGGTGATCACCGAACCGAACAATCTGCGTTTCACCACGGGGGCGCGCCGCCGCCAGTGGCATCGCAACTGCGTGGCCATCGGCCTGTCCAGCGGCTTCATGGAGCCCCTGGAGGCCACCAGCATCCACCTGATCCAGCGGGCGATCCTGCGCCTGATCCGGATGCTGCCGCAAGGCCGGATCAGCGAACGCGATATCCTGGAGTTCAACGACCAGCAAGATCAGGACATGATACAGATCCGGGATTTCCTGATCCTGCATTATCATGTCACCGAACGGCGCGACAGCCCGTTCTGGCGGCATTGCGCCTCCATGCCGATCCCCGACAGCCTGACCCAGAAGATCGAGCTTTTCCGCGAAACCGGCCGCGTCTTCCGCCGCAATGAGGAACTGTTCGCCGAGAATAGCTGGGTCCAGGTGATGATGGGGCAGGGCATCGTGCCGCACAGCTATCACCCCATCGCCGGAAAGCTGACGGAGGATGAATTGAACCGCCTGCTGACGGGCCTGCGAGACTCCGTGACCCGCACGGCGGCGTCCCTGCCGGAACATGCAACCTATGTCGCCCAGTATTGCGCAATGAGTTGA
- a CDS encoding DUF2497 domain-containing protein, with protein sequence MAEQSAHEPTMEEILASIRRIISEDDAPEDAAAQAVAEPEVEEEDDAFAAAAEPEAESEEAAEDDVLELTETYEAPESVSIGDIDAYTPAAAPEPAPAPNPAPVLAPASVGGLVSERTESIAASSFGALTSNLLVPHSDRTLEDVAKDLLRPMLQAWLDQHLPAIVEEQVRLEVERIARQSRR encoded by the coding sequence ATGGCAGAACAATCCGCACACGAACCGACAATGGAAGAAATCCTCGCTTCCATTCGCCGCATCATCTCGGAAGATGACGCGCCGGAAGACGCGGCGGCACAGGCTGTAGCCGAACCTGAGGTCGAGGAGGAAGACGACGCCTTCGCCGCTGCGGCTGAGCCGGAAGCGGAGAGCGAAGAGGCGGCTGAAGACGATGTGCTCGAACTGACCGAAACCTATGAGGCGCCGGAATCGGTGTCCATCGGTGATATCGATGCCTACACACCCGCTGCCGCGCCAGAACCGGCTCCGGCACCGAACCCGGCACCCGTTCTGGCCCCCGCATCCGTTGGCGGCCTCGTTAGTGAGCGGACTGAATCGATTGCCGCATCGTCTTTCGGCGCCCTGACCAGCAACCTGCTGGTGCCGCACAGCGACCGCACTCTGGAAGATGTGGCCAAGGACCTGCTGCGTCCGATGCTGCAAGCCTGGCTCGACCAGCACCTGCCGGCGATCGTCGAGGAACAGGTCCGTCTTGAAGTCGAGCGGATTGCCCGCCAAAGTCGCCGCTAA
- a CDS encoding cupin-like domain-containing protein — translation MADIFSGLAQIPEITVADAAALDALLKVAEKPFVVRRLVSGWPLVQAGRRSFREAREYLVRHCRDTGFVVSVGDAKSDGRLFYNRDMGMNFRMMKAKLPEIFAQIDAVGGQPDIPPVYLASIDVHQFFNGLHEENHVDLGDRQCMASIWMGTQTRIAAHNDFPDNLACVAVGRRRFTLFPREQFRNLYLGPVDNTPAGRAVSMVDFHAPDFERFPRFRQALDHAQMTVLEAGDALFIPAMWWHHVEGLEAFNVLVNYWWRDTPRWLGQPQDALNLAMMTIRDLPEDERQHWRDMFDYYIFHNGPEVVDHIPAEARSVLAPLTPESAARIRGFLLRQLSQ, via the coding sequence ATGGCTGATATTTTTTCCGGCCTAGCGCAGATACCGGAAATCACCGTTGCGGACGCGGCCGCGCTCGACGCCCTGCTGAAGGTGGCGGAAAAGCCATTTGTCGTGCGCCGGCTGGTGTCGGGCTGGCCGCTGGTCCAGGCCGGACGCAGGTCTTTCCGGGAAGCACGCGAATACCTGGTGCGTCATTGCCGCGACACCGGCTTTGTCGTGTCAGTGGGGGATGCGAAGTCGGACGGTCGGCTGTTTTATAACCGCGACATGGGCATGAATTTCCGCATGATGAAGGCGAAACTGCCGGAGATATTCGCGCAGATCGATGCGGTGGGGGGACAACCGGACATCCCGCCGGTCTATCTGGCCTCTATCGATGTTCATCAGTTCTTCAACGGCCTGCATGAGGAAAATCACGTCGATCTCGGCGACCGGCAATGCATGGCCAGCATCTGGATGGGCACGCAGACGCGCATCGCCGCCCACAACGATTTCCCTGACAACCTGGCCTGCGTGGCGGTGGGGCGTCGGCGTTTCACCCTGTTCCCGCGCGAACAGTTCCGCAATCTCTATCTCGGGCCGGTGGACAATACCCCGGCGGGGCGCGCCGTCAGCATGGTCGATTTCCACGCGCCGGATTTCGAGCGCTTTCCGCGGTTCCGTCAGGCCCTGGACCATGCGCAGATGACGGTTCTGGAAGCGGGAGACGCGCTCTTCATACCGGCCATGTGGTGGCATCATGTCGAGGGGCTGGAGGCTTTCAACGTGCTGGTCAATTACTGGTGGCGCGACACGCCGCGCTGGCTGGGCCAGCCCCAGGACGCGCTCAACCTGGCAATGATGACCATACGCGACCTGCCGGAGGACGAGCGGCAGCACTGGCGCGACATGTTCGACTATTACATTTTCCACAATGGCCCCGAGGTCGTCGACCATATTCCGGCGGAGGCGCGCAGCGTGCTGGCCCCGCTGACGCCGGAAAGCGCGGCGCGTATTCGCGGATTTTTGTTAAGGCAGCTCAGTCAATGA
- a CDS encoding TolC family outer membrane protein, whose translation MTNSKFATFGLAAAVSVLALTMAVSAQAESLNDAIAQAYAQNPTLLRSRATQRATDETYVQTRSQLGPSLSASASATYNDLPGFTGDRSSTSAGLTANQTVFASGGIASSLKASRANVMAGQENLRSTESGVLLDVISVYTAVRRDQRALQISHDNYDILKQQLDQTQAQFDAGQLTRTDVAQSQARLSASAAALASAQAQLDSDRASYVAIVGQSPVALEAEPDLPGLPADFDTALAAAEKSNPDLQSAQYAADAAKAQVRAERSVFGPTIGLSASTGGTQSGLGVGDITDNDSSSATLRLSIPLFSAGLNGSRVRQATENYNAQLQVVETARRQVISSVSQAWSQMLAAKSAVASNQEQVKAAQVAADGVKVEQQVGLRTNIEVLNAQQELKSAQLALIEAERGQYVAGSQLLSVMGGLTAKAFVPDIQVYDPQEHFDDVKSKGWTPLEPVVHALDGLAAGGN comes from the coding sequence ATGACGAATTCCAAGTTTGCGACCTTCGGCCTGGCCGCCGCGGTTTCAGTACTGGCGCTGACAATGGCTGTCAGCGCCCAGGCGGAAAGCCTGAACGACGCCATCGCCCAGGCTTATGCCCAGAACCCGACGCTGCTGCGCAGCCGCGCCACCCAGCGCGCCACCGACGAAACCTATGTCCAGACCCGCTCGCAACTGGGGCCGTCGCTGAGCGCCAGCGCCTCGGCCACCTATAATGACCTGCCCGGCTTTACCGGCGATCGCTCGTCCACCAGTGCCGGCCTGACTGCCAACCAGACGGTCTTCGCGTCCGGCGGCATCGCCTCTTCGCTGAAAGCCTCGCGCGCCAATGTCATGGCGGGCCAGGAGAACCTGCGCAGCACCGAGTCCGGCGTCCTGCTCGATGTCATCAGCGTCTATACCGCCGTCCGCCGCGACCAGCGCGCCCTGCAAATCTCGCATGACAATTACGATATCCTCAAGCAGCAGCTTGACCAGACCCAGGCGCAGTTCGATGCCGGCCAGTTGACGCGGACCGACGTGGCCCAGTCTCAGGCGCGCCTGTCGGCCTCGGCGGCAGCCCTGGCTTCGGCCCAGGCGCAGCTTGATTCCGATCGCGCCTCCTATGTGGCCATCGTCGGCCAGTCGCCGGTGGCGCTCGAAGCCGAGCCGGATCTGCCGGGGCTTCCGGCCGATTTTGATACCGCTCTGGCGGCGGCTGAAAAGAGCAATCCCGACCTGCAATCCGCGCAGTATGCGGCCGATGCCGCCAAGGCACAGGTGCGCGCCGAGCGTTCGGTCTTCGGTCCCACGATCGGGCTGTCGGCCAGTACAGGCGGTACGCAATCCGGCCTGGGCGTCGGAGATATTACGGATAACGATTCGTCGTCGGCCACGCTTCGCCTGTCCATTCCCCTGTTCAGCGCCGGTCTGAATGGCTCGCGCGTCCGCCAGGCGACGGAAAACTACAATGCCCAGCTTCAGGTGGTTGAAACCGCACGCCGGCAGGTGATTTCGTCGGTGTCGCAGGCCTGGTCGCAGATGCTGGCGGCAAAATCGGCCGTGGCCTCTAACCAGGAGCAGGTCAAGGCCGCCCAGGTGGCCGCCGACGGCGTCAAGGTCGAGCAGCAGGTCGGGCTGCGCACCAATATCGAGGTTCTGAATGCCCAGCAGGAACTGAAATCGGCGCAACTGGCGCTGATCGAAGCGGAGCGCGGGCAATATGTGGCGGGCAGCCAGTTGCTCTCGGTCATGGGGGGACTGACGGCCAAGGCGTTTGTGCCGGATATCCAGGTCTACGATCCGCAGGAACACTTTGACGACGTTAAGTCGAAGGGCTGGACGCCGCTTGAACCGGTGGTTCATGCACTGGACGGCCTGGCAGCCGGCGGCAACTAA
- a CDS encoding methyl-accepting chemotaxis protein, with the protein MRLPPIKVRIRALLALFFVGLGLATFVALHHTSTVGHLLNHGQGDYINQVQSLEKGFAGLILAASVLVGLAGLAAAIYFDREVFSVIDRLSHYTDRLARREFDTPAEGAHRSDEIGRLAAALDVLRANGQKLVGLEDEAARHAEAIAAERRAALHELGNKLESQVSALLEGLTQSSKAMITSSDTMSQSAFAASESAAKVASVAVTTSQSAQKVASTVMELSQTANEIAGSTQLSTQVSARASAEAESTSALMSRLGRSADEISAVVDMITSIAQQTNLLALNATIEAARAGEHGAGFAVVAAEVKTLSQQTEKATREITAKVQQIQNDAMEATGAIAGIVSTISELRSGADDIARSVAAQQMATSEIAETVELLAEGSQSVGNDIDSVRDVADETGQVASVVFEEAKSVSRASDQLKMELARFLANMRAA; encoded by the coding sequence GTGCGTCTGCCCCCGATCAAGGTTCGTATCCGTGCGCTGCTGGCGCTGTTTTTTGTGGGGCTCGGCCTGGCGACATTCGTGGCGCTGCATCACACCTCGACAGTCGGACATCTGCTGAACCATGGCCAGGGGGACTACATCAATCAGGTGCAGAGCCTTGAGAAAGGTTTTGCCGGCCTGATTTTGGCGGCGTCGGTTCTCGTCGGCCTGGCGGGGCTGGCGGCCGCCATCTATTTCGACCGCGAGGTTTTCTCGGTCATTGACCGCCTCAGCCACTATACCGACCGGCTGGCGCGCCGCGAATTCGATACGCCGGCGGAGGGCGCGCATCGGTCCGACGAAATCGGCCGTCTGGCCGCGGCGCTCGATGTGTTGCGCGCCAACGGCCAGAAGCTTGTGGGTCTGGAAGATGAGGCGGCGCGTCACGCTGAGGCGATCGCTGCCGAACGCCGGGCGGCGCTGCACGAACTTGGCAACAAACTGGAAAGCCAGGTGTCGGCCCTGCTTGAGGGGCTGACGCAGTCCTCGAAGGCCATGATCACCTCTTCGGACACCATGAGCCAGTCGGCCTTCGCGGCATCGGAAAGCGCCGCCAAGGTGGCCTCGGTGGCGGTCACGACCTCCCAAAGCGCGCAAAAGGTGGCTTCCACGGTGATGGAGTTGTCGCAGACCGCCAATGAAATTGCCGGTTCGACGCAATTATCGACCCAGGTGTCCGCCCGCGCCTCGGCGGAGGCCGAATCGACCTCGGCCCTGATGAGCCGCCTTGGCCGCAGCGCCGACGAAATCAGCGCGGTGGTGGACATGATCACCTCCATTGCCCAGCAGACCAACCTTCTGGCGCTCAACGCCACCATTGAGGCAGCACGGGCAGGGGAACACGGCGCCGGCTTCGCGGTGGTGGCCGCCGAGGTCAAGACCCTGTCGCAGCAGACGGAAAAGGCGACCCGCGAGATCACCGCCAAGGTGCAGCAAATCCAGAACGACGCCATGGAAGCGACGGGCGCAATAGCTGGCATTGTCAGCACCATATCCGAACTGCGCTCTGGCGCCGACGATATCGCTCGTTCCGTCGCCGCCCAGCAGATGGCCACCAGCGAGATCGCCGAAACGGTCGAACTCCTGGCGGAGGGGTCGCAAAGCGTGGGTAATGATATCGATTCGGTGCGCGATGTCGCCGATGAAACCGGGCAGGTGGCCAGCGTGGTTTTTGAAGAAGCCAAGTCGGTCAGCCGCGCGTCGGACCAGTTGAAGATGGAACTGGCCCGGTTCCTGGCCAATATGCGCGCGGCTTAG
- a CDS encoding protein-L-isoaspartate O-methyltransferase, producing the protein MDFHAARQNMVRSQVRVNDVTDAALQVAMRHIQRERLCAPSQAFGAYGEVETPIAPGRVLMKPRDISKLLQTAEPKAGETVLALAAPYAAAVLQHAGLTVTAQEADPRVMAVVEPYLKEQGVTCVTADLKAPAGSGYDIIITEGAVAEVPATWLKALKVGGRLAVVVKDGPVGRARLYLRIESGISERDVFDSAPSTLPGFARTPSFEF; encoded by the coding sequence ATGGATTTTCACGCCGCCCGTCAGAATATGGTCAGATCCCAGGTTCGCGTGAATGATGTCACCGACGCGGCCTTGCAGGTGGCCATGCGCCATATCCAGCGCGAGCGTTTGTGTGCGCCTTCTCAAGCGTTTGGCGCCTATGGCGAGGTCGAAACCCCGATCGCACCGGGCCGCGTTTTGATGAAGCCGCGCGATATTTCCAAGCTGTTGCAAACCGCCGAGCCCAAAGCCGGCGAAACGGTCCTGGCTTTGGCCGCGCCCTATGCCGCTGCCGTTTTGCAGCACGCCGGCCTGACCGTGACGGCGCAGGAAGCCGATCCGCGCGTCATGGCGGTGGTCGAGCCCTATCTCAAGGAACAGGGCGTCACATGCGTGACGGCTGATCTCAAAGCGCCGGCCGGTTCCGGCTATGACATCATCATCACCGAAGGCGCCGTGGCCGAAGTACCCGCCACATGGCTGAAGGCGCTCAAGGTCGGCGGTCGCCTGGCCGTGGTTGTGAAGGATGGGCCCGTGGGCCGGGCGCGCCTCTATCTGCGCATTGAATCCGGCATTTCCGAGCGCGATGTCTTCGATTCGGCACCATCGACCCTGCCGGGCTTCGCGCGTACCCCGTCATTCGAGTTCTGA